A region of the Callithrix jacchus isolate 240 chromosome 5, calJac240_pri, whole genome shotgun sequence genome:
ATAGAGGACTGCTCACAGGActttctgccttccaggctccagttagatttttttttttttttaagagaaagcgttttaccatattggtgaggctggtctcgaactcctaacctcaggtgattcacctgccttggcctcccaaaatgctgggattaccgacatgagccaccacgctcggcctccagttagatatttttaatttagacatgccgcaggctgggcacggtggctcacgcctgtaatcctagcactttgggaggccaaggtgggtggatcacctgaggtcaggagttcgagaccagcctgaccaacaaggtgaaaccccacctctaaaaaaaaaaaaaaaaaaaaacacatcccACAATGTGGGTTACAAAAATTATGATACATGTATATTTCTTGCATTTATCTGGtttatgcttttaaaacaaataaatataatgaagtaTGATTTCAGTTGGAAATAAGATAAATGACTAAACTGGACATACTGTGGGAACATGAGACCCCTCATAAGCCTGATTTGAACAAGTCTCATTTCTGGTAAGTCCTCTAAGTCAATGTGCAATGTGGCCTTGCGGGGGTTACCTCACTGCTTTGATGCCCCTGTTTTCTCAACTGAGAAGTgaacacaggctgggtgcagtggctcctgtctgtaatcccagaactttgggaaggcaggcagatccctcgaggtcaggagttcaagaccagcctggccaaaatggggaaaacccttttctacaaaaaatacaaaaattagctgggcatggtggcaagtgcctgtaatcccagctactcagaaggctgaggcaggaggatcgcttgaacctgggaggtagaagttgcagtgagccaagatggtgccactatactccagcctaggcgacagagagagactgtctaaaaaaaagaaaaaaaaaaaaaaacaggctggttgaggtggctcatgtctgtaattccagcactttgggagggtggatcgctaggtcaagagatcaagaccaccttggccaacatagtgaaaccctgtctctactaaaaaaaaaaaaaaaaattagctgggtgtggtggtgcacacctgtagtcccagctacttgagaggctaagaattgcttgaacccgggaggcaaagatATTGCAGTAAGCAAAGATTGCACCACCtcaccactgcaccactgcaccacagcctgggtgacagtttgagactctgcctcagaaaatatataaatatatacgtgtgtgtgtgtgtatatatatatacatatatacatatacatatatatatacatatatacatatacatatatacgtgtgtatatatatatatatatacacacacacactcacgtatatatatatgtagtatatatcagtaagtacagtggctcacgcctgtaatcccagcactttgggaggccgaggcaggtgggccacctgaggtcgggagttcacctgaccaacatggagaaaccctgtctctactaaaaatacaaaattagctgggtgtggtggtgcacacctgtaatcccagctacttgggaggctgaggtaggagaatcacttgaacttgggaggcagaggttgtgatgagccaagatctcgccatcgcacttcagcctgggcaacaagagtgaaactcccgtctcaaaaaaaaaagtgtctactATGAGCCTCTGTTATGCTTTTTAGGTGCATTGGTTCAATTAATCCTTGAGGCCCAGGTTTTGAAATCcattttccaaataagaaaagaggctctggctgggcgctgtggctcacgcctctaatcccagcactttgggaggccgaggcgggtggatcacgaagtcaagagatcgagaccatcctggtcaacatggtgaaaccccgtctctcctaaaaatacaaaaattagctgggcatggtggtgcacacctgtagtcccagctacttgggaggctgaggcaggagaattgcttgaacccaggaggtggaggttgcggtgagctgagatcatgccattgcactccagtctgggtaacaacagcgaaactctgcctcaaaaaggaagaaagaaagaaaagaaagggagagagagagagagaaagaaaagaaaagaaagagaaagaggaagaaagagagaaagaaagaacggCTCTGACAGGTGAAGTGATGAGCATCAAGGTTGATTCTGGGCCTGTGTTGTACCTGCCTCCCTACTAGAATGTTAGcctattactctttttttttttttgagacagagtttcgctcttgttacccaagctggagtgcaaatggcgcgatcacggctcaccgcaacctccgcctcctgggttcaggcaattctcccgcctcagcctcctgagtagctgggattacaggcacgcgccaccatgcccagctaattttttttgtattttcagtagagacggggtttcaccttgttgaccaggatggtctcgatctcttgaccttgtgatccacccgcctcggcctcccaaagtgctgggattacaggcgtgagccaccgcgcccggcagccTATTACTCTTGTGGTGGTGGCGGTTGTTACTGAAATGAGCCTAGATGATAGCACTGGCCTCGTTACAGTTCTGACAACGGAACTGATATCGTAAAGAGTTTAGTATGGTGCCTAGCACACATTCCGTTCTCCgtgattgttaaataaaataaaaagtacatcCCCGAAAAGGCAGAGTCCAGTCCCCAAGAAACTTGGTCCTGGGGTTTCTCTTCTCTGCATCTTCCACCCCAGCTCCTGGCTAAATCCTGTCTTCGAGGGGTTAAGGAATTAACGATTTCCGAAGGTGCAGGGTTTTgtgtgctacacacacacactcacacgccaACACACACCGGTGGCCTctgtccccctccctccctctgcgaGGCCCAGAGCCTCTTATGCAAGCCGCCGGCGCCCGCCGGTTCCCAGGCCCGGCTGCAGCTGCGGGCGGAGGGGCAGGGCGGGGGCGGCGCGCTGTTTGTCTAGCGCGGCGGTGCCAAAGACTGCGAGCCCCAGACAGCCAGGCGCCTCCGTACACCTGGGGATGCTCAGGTTAAATAGCTCCGCATTCCTCGGGCCCAGCTGATGGAAACGCTCCCAGGCCGCCGCCGAGCCGGCCTCCAGATGGGCTGGGCCCGGGCCaaaggggaaaagaaggaaacGTGGAAACCAGAGTGTGCCTGAATGGCGGGGGGAGGTGGCCCAGGCCCCCGCCGCAGCCCCTTCCTCTCCTGGAAGAAGGCTGTGCATGTCGGAATACGCCAGGGGGGACCCACCCACGTCCCCGTGGGTGGGCTTGCAGGCTGGGGGCCCACACGTGGGAGGGAGTGCGTGCACACGTGTGCCTCCGAGGACACACAGGCGAcaattaataatgataatttataACTATGGACCgttctgtgccaagcactgtgctaaacGTTTTACCTGCTTACTTTATTCATTCTGTACTACATTCCGTGAGGTTAGTACTATATCACAGCAGCCAGCAGGGAGGGGGTAGCAAAGAACATAATTTGCCTGCAAATACTGTGTTCTTTGATAAAAATCCATAAAATGCTTGTGGGGGGGGTGtacctttatatataaataagacagagtttcaccatgctggtcaggctggtcttgaactccccacttcaggtgatccacctgccttggcctccaaagtgcatggattacaggcgtgagccaccccgcccagccgaGGTGTACCTGTCTTAATATCAGTGTTCAAGAAATCATAatctttcatttgatttttttgttcatCCCCTCTcagctttttttatttaattttttatagagatgaggtttcaccattttggtcaggatgggtctccatctcttaacctggtgagccactggcctcggcctcccaaagtgctgggattacagtcaccgcgcctggcctctgaGCTTGTTTCTTCTGCTACAAAACTGGGATCACAATCCTGACTTTAGCCCCACAGGGATCCATGAAATCATTTATGTAAAGACATTTATGTTGAGCAGAGACAGGACTCTGGTGCTAGGggccatttattttcttctatttattgaCAAAATGTATTAATAGCCCTTTCCTGTCTGGGACAAGTTCTTTGCCCTTCCCGGGACTCAGTTTCTCCACATGTAATCCATGGAATTTTACCTGGCAGCAATCCTTGAGGGTTGGTGTCTCCGGGGCCTAATGATAGCCCAGGGAGTTGTCACGTGAACTTTTGAGGACCGATTTGCCCAAACACAGCCGTCCCCACGTTCACTCCAGACCCGCAGAGGCCCAGGAATACCAACCAATTTACAGAACAATCATACACACAGAAACCCAGTGTGTTTCTGTGGCCCCAGACACCTCCAGCTCATCCATCATCGCAGACCCATGCAGAGTTGCCACAATGCATTTAGGCAGAACACACAAGCCCAAACAGCTGGAGGTTGCACACTTATCTGTGGAACACATGTGGTCTCATTTGCCCTTCTGCACACAGCCCCGAGCATATCCCTACTTACACCCCTAGGCCTATACGTGAACAGATTGCCCAGTTCCACCGTGGGAGTAGGGGGAAGACCAGCTCACTGGTTACATACACAGGTATAAACACTCACATGTGCTACCCCCAGTAGAAATCCACATACATGTCCAGGCAGATAGGCCCTTGCCAATGACGTTTTTCCTGCTCTGGAGCTGGGGAAACGAGACTCGCCCACTCCAGATCCCACGCAGgagccctggggtgggggtggggggatttgTTTGAGCTGCTGTCAAGAGCCAGGCCAGGGTGAGGGGGTTGAGTCTGGACCCAGAGCAGGTGTCCCAGCAGCTGTGCCTAGCTTGGCCTTGCCAACTTGCTCACCCACTTGGATGAGCCAGGAGCCCCAGGGCGGCCTGCTGGGACCCAGAAATAGGCTGTTGGGGAAGGCACCTCCTACTGGGGAATGGGGTGATAGAATCACTGCTTCTGAGCAAGTCCCTTTCCACTGGGTCTCTTTCCCCACATCTTGGCAAGGAAGTTGGTGGTCCCGACACTAGGTTTTCCAACTGAAATGGCTTGCTCAATACTCCCCAAGACAGAGGGGGTCTTGGCAGgttaatctgcattttaacaaccTCCCCAGGTGATCCAGATGGCCCAGTGATGACTTTGAGAAACCCCAGAGGCCTAGAGTATTTAGTTTTATAGCACTGGGGAGCAGGGAAATGGCCAGGGATGGTGGGGGAGGAATAGACTTTAAAGACACCGGAAACACTCATTCAGGCCAGTAAGAGCGACAGTCCAGATGTGGCCCTCCAGTTCTCCTCCCAGAACCAGCTGTGAAGAGGGTCAGAGGTCAACCCTCAGCCCAGGCCCCTCCCCTCAATCCAAGAAGTCACTGCAACTTTACCACCAtctaaattatttgtttaataacaaaaaaaaaagccccacagAACTATTGTAAAACAATATTATCAGTCGGTGATCATTGTAATATACAATACAAAGCAATTTCCTCAGAAATCTGAGAAGCACCAAACgtgaccattttttaaaatgtttgcttttcaaaaaatagaaacacacgAGGGGAATCCCACCCTCTAAAGTCTCTGGTGACTGGTAGGTGTGGAGAGAGGGTCGGCCTCTCCTCGCCAGTCCCTCAGCCCTGGGCTGGATGCCGTTAAGGGAGCGGTGGCAGCCGACCTGTCTCGTTCGCCCCCAGATCTGGCGAGGCGCGTTGGGGAGACACACAGAGCAACTTAATTCCTCTTGCCCCACTGGAGGGCTGGGGTCCGCCGGTCCCTGGGGGAGGCACTTCAGCGACACAAAATGCGATCGTCCGCAGGAACGCATGCCGCCTGTGAAAACGAGAGAAGAGGTGAGACGCGCGGGTGGGAGGGGATGCCGCTCCAAGCACAACAGACGCCCCCTTCCCCAGGAGACACGATGGGGAAGCGCTTTTTCCAGGCTCCTTGGGCACCCCGGCGTAGCCAGGTGCCCGCAAGGATGGGATGGAAGTGGTGCTAGCGCCCACTCCCTCTGGCTTCAGTTTCCCCGTCGATATAAGGGTGATCCAGTGGTCGGATCCGGACCTCACCTCGGCCGTCAGGGCGCTGATCTCGCCGTTAAGGGTGCTGAGCGGAGCCCGGACTGGCAGCCCTCGGCCCCCGGCGGTCCCGACTTCGGATTCTGAGTTCAGCTCCAACTGCAGGTCCCTGATGTAGTCGATGACGTGCTGGAGGATCTCCACCTTGCTCACCTTGCGGTTCTGGGGCAGGGTGGGCACCAGCTCCTTGAGGCGCGAGTAGCAGCCGTTCATGTCGTAGAGCAGCACGTTCACCTGCTGCTCGTCCAGCAGGGCAGGCAGGCGCGCCCCGGCGCCACCGGCGCACCGCGAGATGGCCACGCTCTGCTCCGACAGGCAGCGCACTACCTCGCCCGCGCCGCCCGCAGTCTTGCCGGCCTTCAGCGCGCAACTGGggcccgcggcggcggcggcggcgctaCCACTGGCGACCTTCATGATTCTGGTGACTGGCTGTAACCGAATGCGCGAAGCGAACGGAGGAGCTAGGAGCCTGGAAATGCGGTAGAAAAAGAAGTAGCTAACAACGTGGAATGCGAGCGGAGAGCCACAGCCGGTCTTTTATGAACACGCCGCTGCCCCCCGCAGGGGCGGGCTCAGAACGTTCAAAAGCAACCAATGGGAGGCACGGGGGCGTGGTCCGCGCTCCTGGGTCCCGCCTCCCGCTCCTCTAGTGCGCCCTTGCGGGGTGGAAAGAAGACCTGAGGTCAGAACAGCAAGAGTGGGTGGGTGGCAGGGCACCTGGCAGGGTAATGGGTGGAGGCGAGGGCTACAGTGGGCTCCTCGGTAAGGGAGCAGGGAAGCTAAGCCGGCATTGCCTTATAATGAAAAGGCCTCGGGAATCAGTTTTTCCCATGTTCACTTTCTCACTTCTCcagctccatttcacagatgagagaaaTTGAGGCCCTAACGGAGAAGCTGCTGGCTCTGGATAGCGCAGAGATCCTGGGTTTCCGGACCCTCTTGGAAGATTACCTCTCGGACCCTGATCTACAAATATCAGGACCGAAATTTAAAGCGGGCGCTCGCTCATTCACATCTGCTCCCCTGGGCTTTCTCAATTCCTAGATAATGTTGCTGTTCATGTTCCTGGGACCCGGAGAGCCTAACCagatcccccaccccccaggtgGGAGGAATTAATTCGGGAAAGTCTAATAAGGTTGGGGCTGGGTGGCTGGGACGTGAACTAGATAGAGCGCAGTGGAGTGGGACTGCATCCGATTCCACCTTGAATTTACAGCTCCTTGCAAAAATTCCCAAAACCTGCAGCaacttgtgatttttattttttttccccatttttggctacatttaaaaatttttttctcaaagactTCAGAGCAGGGTGCCCCTCCCA
Encoded here:
- the ID1 gene encoding DNA-binding protein inhibitor ID-1 — protein: MKVASGSAAAAAAGPSCALKAGKTAGGAGEVVRCLSEQSVAISRCAGGAGARLPALLDEQQVNVLLYDMNGCYSRLKELVPTLPQNRKVSKVEILQHVIDYIRDLQLELNSESEVGTAGGRGLPVRAPLSTLNGEISALTAEAACVPADDRILCR